The Nakamurella alba genome includes a region encoding these proteins:
- a CDS encoding alpha-mannosidase codes for MHDRQHEIHRRLDRMLDERIRPAVVTARSPLTVRRWDVDGEPVPVGTALTAVYRDAEVGEPWGPAWSTTWFALTGRVPDDWDGIVESHVDLGFGTHHPGFSAEGLAYRPDGSSVKGLHPRNQWLPVEGPEVTYLVEAAANPDISMRVPTLVGDVRTASREPMYRLVAADLVLVDQQIRELAADLDVLGQLAAVLPADDARGPRLWQTISQALDRIDLADIPGTAASARAVLAPALAATADPDAHRITAVGHAHIDSAWLWPLRETVRKVARTCSNVVQLMDDRPELVFAMSQAQQLAWLKEHRPEVFERVREKIAGGRFVPVGGMWVESDTNMPGGEAMARQFLHGKTFFEREFGIDTQEVWLPDSFGYSAALPQLIALSGSRWFLTQKISWNTVNKFPHHTFWWEGIDGTRVFTHFPPVDTYNSELSAAELRHSAVNFADRARATHALAPMGWGDGGGGPTREMLDRAARLADLAGSPRVSIRTPAEFFADAQAEYPDAPVWWGELYLEIHRGTYTSQAKIKQGNRRNEHLLREAELWCTTATVRAGAEYPAARLDRLWKTLLLNQFHDILPGSSIAWVNRQARDDHAAVTAELEQIIAGALQVLGCGGTPGAAVANAAPHARRGIPAGGAAVPAEATPVSCEQDGGTWLLDNGLVRVVVDGEGHLASVVDAPTGREAIAPGSVGGLLQIHPDLPNDWDAWDIDEFYRDTVRDIRDVTTIRPVDGGVEVLRSYGASTFTVTISLTPGSPTVDLAVDADWQEQEKLLKLAFPLDVRAAESAAETQFGHVLRPTHTNTTWDAAKFEICAHRFLHVGEPGYGAAVVNDSTYGHDVTRDVRPDGGTTTTVRLSLLRAPRWPDPETDLGRHRLRCAVVPGATVLDAVREGYRINLPEREVAAPVAPLLAVDNDAVVVESVKMAEDGSGDLVARLFAAGGGREKAVVTVDVPVTGVRYTDLLERPLTDAPAPVDPHRVELDLRPFRIVTLRWSRG; via the coding sequence ATGCACGACCGACAGCACGAGATCCACCGCCGACTCGACCGGATGCTCGACGAGCGTATCCGGCCGGCCGTCGTCACCGCCCGCAGCCCGCTCACCGTGCGGCGCTGGGACGTCGACGGCGAGCCGGTCCCGGTCGGGACGGCGCTGACCGCCGTCTACCGGGACGCGGAGGTCGGTGAGCCCTGGGGCCCGGCGTGGTCCACCACCTGGTTCGCACTCACCGGGCGGGTGCCCGACGACTGGGACGGGATCGTGGAGTCCCACGTCGATCTCGGCTTCGGCACCCACCATCCCGGGTTCTCCGCAGAGGGCCTGGCCTACCGGCCGGACGGCTCGTCGGTGAAGGGCCTGCACCCGCGGAACCAGTGGCTCCCGGTCGAGGGTCCGGAGGTGACCTACCTGGTGGAGGCCGCCGCGAACCCGGACATCAGCATGCGGGTACCGACCCTGGTCGGCGACGTCCGCACCGCGTCGCGGGAGCCCATGTACCGGCTGGTGGCCGCCGACCTCGTCCTCGTGGACCAGCAGATCCGCGAGCTGGCCGCGGATCTGGACGTGCTCGGTCAACTGGCCGCGGTGCTGCCGGCCGACGATGCGCGCGGACCCCGGCTCTGGCAGACGATCTCGCAGGCGCTCGACCGGATCGACCTCGCCGACATCCCCGGCACTGCGGCCTCCGCCCGGGCGGTGCTGGCGCCGGCACTGGCGGCCACCGCCGATCCGGACGCACACCGGATCACCGCGGTCGGCCACGCGCACATCGACTCAGCATGGCTCTGGCCGCTCCGCGAGACCGTCCGCAAGGTGGCCCGCACCTGCTCCAACGTCGTGCAGCTGATGGACGACCGGCCGGAGCTGGTGTTCGCGATGTCGCAGGCGCAGCAGCTGGCCTGGCTCAAGGAGCACCGGCCGGAGGTGTTCGAGCGCGTCCGGGAGAAGATCGCCGGCGGCCGGTTCGTCCCGGTCGGCGGCATGTGGGTCGAGTCCGACACCAACATGCCCGGCGGGGAGGCCATGGCACGGCAGTTCCTGCACGGCAAGACGTTCTTCGAGCGGGAGTTCGGCATCGACACCCAGGAGGTGTGGCTGCCCGACTCCTTCGGCTACTCGGCGGCACTCCCGCAGCTGATCGCCCTGTCCGGGTCGCGCTGGTTCCTCACCCAGAAGATCTCCTGGAACACCGTCAACAAGTTCCCGCACCACACCTTCTGGTGGGAGGGGATCGACGGGACCCGGGTGTTCACCCACTTCCCGCCGGTCGACACCTACAACTCCGAGCTGTCCGCCGCCGAGCTGCGGCACTCGGCGGTCAACTTCGCCGACCGGGCCCGGGCCACCCATGCGCTGGCACCGATGGGCTGGGGTGACGGCGGCGGCGGGCCGACCCGGGAGATGCTCGACCGCGCAGCGCGTCTGGCGGACCTGGCGGGCTCCCCGCGGGTGTCGATCCGGACACCGGCCGAGTTCTTCGCCGACGCACAGGCCGAGTACCCGGACGCGCCGGTCTGGTGGGGGGAGCTGTACCTGGAGATCCACCGCGGTACGTACACCTCGCAGGCGAAGATCAAGCAGGGCAACCGCCGCAACGAACACCTGCTGCGGGAGGCCGAGCTCTGGTGCACCACGGCGACCGTCCGGGCCGGCGCGGAGTACCCGGCCGCCCGGCTGGACCGTCTCTGGAAGACGCTGCTGCTCAACCAGTTCCACGACATTCTGCCCGGATCCTCGATCGCCTGGGTGAACCGGCAGGCCCGGGACGACCACGCCGCGGTGACCGCGGAACTGGAGCAGATCATCGCCGGCGCCCTGCAGGTGCTGGGCTGCGGCGGCACACCCGGAGCGGCGGTGGCCAACGCGGCACCGCACGCCCGACGCGGGATCCCGGCCGGTGGCGCCGCCGTGCCGGCGGAGGCCACACCGGTCAGCTGCGAGCAGGACGGCGGGACCTGGCTGCTGGACAACGGTCTCGTCCGGGTGGTCGTCGACGGCGAGGGACATCTGGCATCGGTGGTCGACGCCCCGACCGGCCGGGAGGCAATCGCTCCCGGGTCGGTGGGCGGGCTGCTGCAGATCCACCCCGACCTGCCCAACGACTGGGACGCCTGGGACATCGACGAGTTCTACCGCGACACCGTGCGAGACATCCGGGACGTCACCACGATCCGGCCCGTGGACGGCGGTGTCGAGGTGCTGCGGTCGTACGGCGCGTCGACCTTCACCGTCACCATCTCGCTGACGCCGGGATCACCGACCGTCGACCTGGCCGTCGACGCGGACTGGCAGGAGCAGGAGAAGCTGCTCAAACTCGCCTTCCCGCTGGATGTCCGGGCCGCGGAGTCCGCGGCCGAGACGCAGTTCGGCCACGTACTCCGGCCCACCCATACCAACACCACCTGGGACGCGGCGAAGTTCGAGATCTGCGCCCACCGGTTCCTGCACGTCGGTGAGCCCGGGTACGGCGCGGCGGTGGTCAACGACTCCACCTACGGCCACGACGTCACCCGGGACGTCCGGCCGGACGGCGGCACCACGACGACGGTCCGGCTCTCGCTGCTGCGGGCACCCCGCTGGCCGGACCCGGAGACCGATCTCGGGCGGCACCGGCTGCGCTGCGCCGTGGTGCCGGGCGCCACCGTGCTCGACGCGGTGCGGGAGGGCTACCGGATCAACCTGCCCGAGCGCGAGGTCGCCGCGCCGGTCGCGCCGCTGCTGGCCGTGGACAACGACGCCGTGGTGGTGGAGAGCGTCAAGATGGCGGAGGACGGCAGCGGCGACCTGGTGGCGCGGCTGTTCGCGGCCGGCGGCGGGCGGGAGAAGGCCGTGGTGACCGTTGATGTCCCGGTGACCGGTGTGCGGTACACCGACCTGCTGGAACGCCCACTGACCGACGCCCCGGCGCCGGTCGATCCGCACCGGGTCGAGCTGGACCTGCGGCCGTTCCGGATCGTGACCCTGCGGTGGTCCCGTGGCTGA
- a CDS encoding PKD domain-containing protein: MTRRTPGLLAAALVLGGALAIAPTGTASAAAPPTLQVTNPTTVFATGTAVMTVASSATGVSWTLGDPQGLPLDTGTSPVTAGKASVDLTGLDPGYYELTVTATNVDGTSTATGSLAVVDPLPTDRRGSVFGAGTHVFETYKSAQLDAFDLVGYGLTRFDVSWRVVEKTKGVYTFPAYLDTAVHRVIAAGARPELVANFANPLYDEGRTPGSPEALAAFAEFANAVVEHYGPDDIDLAVWNEYTFNSTSECGDTPECYSEMIAAVTDRVHRDHPGTPVTASSTVTGAPGLAEIDAASAHFYGYPDPPETFLAQRLTELRQQMDAAPGGAGLPIWLDEFGYPTHIGGGTSADQQADYAIRSQVLALGAGADRLYWYDLVNDGWGEDVRENQFGVLRLSRNGFTGLTPKPGLAAQATVIRQLGNLDLLGQQQLDPVTHLARFGAPGKDDVRVLWSTEPRTVALVATHPVTVTDRFGAQTVLTPAAGRVHLAVDGHPVFVSGAVRQAAVVATPLLSFAVPDRLAVGESGSATITLDCTHPVRCAGLGRSLDAHVQGRTAQLPVRPGRVSTAAVQLTAPVRDGEYQAVATVTGPKGMFAALSGSTTAVPATVISAVGDLAAIDPATGTVRVSITNNTAHQVPLGTITFSADGRDVPLTGPSVIPATSTVEVALPDGPVQVWADLRWTVTAEVGGRTETASGSTGFGPVQASGTQVSAPIDLEEFGRFTYAAREWGGPADLSGTVVPSYGDGVFVLDAEITDDVFQQANAPENLWRSDSVQFAVSDGVPGSNLRESMEIGVALLPDGPVVYSFPPLNFGKKGITPGATAQVTRDGTTTRYHVEVPWTSLALDGPPAGTFGLSLAVNDDDNDGLGRAGFAEWGSGITATKSPALFRPVELWPAS, translated from the coding sequence ATGACGCGCCGCACGCCAGGACTTCTCGCCGCGGCGCTGGTGCTGGGCGGGGCCCTCGCCATCGCCCCGACCGGCACCGCGAGCGCTGCCGCGCCGCCCACCCTGCAGGTCACCAACCCGACGACGGTGTTCGCCACCGGCACAGCCGTGATGACGGTGGCCTCCTCCGCGACCGGCGTGTCGTGGACACTCGGCGACCCGCAGGGCCTGCCGCTGGACACCGGCACCTCCCCGGTCACCGCGGGGAAAGCGTCCGTCGACCTCACCGGCCTGGACCCGGGCTACTACGAGCTCACCGTCACCGCCACGAATGTCGACGGGACCAGCACCGCCACCGGCTCGCTCGCCGTCGTCGACCCGCTCCCGACCGACCGGCGCGGCTCGGTCTTCGGTGCCGGCACCCATGTCTTCGAGACCTACAAGTCCGCACAGCTGGACGCCTTCGATCTGGTCGGCTACGGCCTCACCCGCTTCGACGTGTCCTGGCGTGTGGTGGAGAAGACCAAGGGCGTCTACACCTTCCCGGCCTACCTGGACACCGCGGTGCACCGGGTGATCGCGGCCGGGGCCCGCCCCGAGCTGGTGGCCAACTTCGCCAACCCGCTCTACGACGAGGGCCGGACGCCCGGCAGTCCGGAGGCGCTGGCCGCCTTCGCGGAGTTCGCGAACGCGGTCGTCGAGCACTACGGGCCGGACGACATCGATCTCGCCGTCTGGAACGAGTACACCTTCAACAGCACCTCCGAGTGCGGGGACACCCCGGAGTGCTACTCGGAGATGATCGCGGCGGTCACCGATCGGGTGCACCGTGACCATCCGGGCACCCCGGTCACGGCGTCGTCCACCGTCACCGGCGCACCCGGACTGGCCGAGATCGACGCCGCCAGCGCACATTTCTACGGCTACCCGGACCCGCCGGAGACCTTCCTGGCGCAGCGGCTCACCGAGCTCCGGCAGCAGATGGACGCCGCTCCCGGCGGCGCCGGACTGCCGATCTGGCTGGACGAGTTCGGCTACCCGACGCACATCGGCGGTGGCACCTCGGCCGATCAGCAGGCCGACTACGCGATCCGCAGCCAGGTGCTCGCCCTCGGGGCCGGCGCCGACCGCCTCTACTGGTACGACCTGGTCAACGACGGCTGGGGCGAGGACGTCCGGGAGAACCAGTTCGGGGTGCTCCGGCTGTCCCGCAACGGGTTCACCGGGCTGACCCCGAAACCCGGGCTGGCCGCCCAGGCAACGGTGATCCGTCAGCTGGGCAACCTGGACCTGCTCGGGCAGCAGCAGCTCGACCCGGTCACCCACCTGGCCCGCTTCGGTGCGCCCGGCAAGGACGACGTCCGGGTGCTGTGGTCCACCGAACCGCGCACCGTCGCGCTGGTGGCCACCCACCCGGTCACCGTCACCGACCGCTTCGGCGCGCAGACCGTACTGACACCGGCGGCCGGCCGGGTTCACCTGGCCGTCGACGGGCACCCGGTGTTCGTCTCCGGCGCGGTCCGGCAGGCCGCCGTGGTGGCGACCCCGCTGCTCTCCTTCGCTGTGCCGGACCGGCTCGCGGTCGGTGAGAGCGGCAGTGCCACCATCACTCTCGACTGCACGCACCCGGTGAGGTGTGCCGGGCTCGGCCGTTCGCTCGACGCGCACGTGCAGGGCCGCACGGCCCAGCTGCCGGTACGGCCGGGCCGGGTCAGCACGGCCGCGGTGCAGCTCACCGCGCCGGTCCGCGACGGCGAGTACCAGGCCGTGGCGACGGTGACCGGACCGAAGGGCATGTTCGCGGCGCTGTCCGGGTCCACCACCGCGGTACCGGCCACCGTCATCAGTGCCGTGGGCGACCTGGCGGCGATCGACCCGGCCACCGGCACGGTCCGGGTCTCGATCACCAACAACACGGCGCACCAGGTGCCGTTGGGGACGATCACCTTCTCCGCCGACGGCCGGGACGTGCCGCTGACCGGACCGTCGGTGATCCCGGCGACGTCCACCGTCGAGGTGGCACTCCCGGACGGCCCGGTGCAGGTCTGGGCGGACCTGCGCTGGACGGTCACCGCCGAGGTCGGTGGGCGTACCGAGACCGCCTCCGGCAGTACAGGATTCGGGCCGGTGCAGGCGAGCGGCACGCAGGTGTCCGCGCCCATCGATCTCGAGGAGTTCGGCAGGTTCACCTACGCCGCACGGGAGTGGGGCGGTCCGGCGGACCTGTCCGGCACCGTGGTGCCCTCCTACGGCGACGGGGTGTTCGTCCTCGACGCGGAGATCACCGACGACGTCTTCCAGCAGGCGAACGCCCCGGAGAACCTCTGGCGCTCGGACTCGGTGCAGTTCGCCGTCAGCGACGGGGTGCCGGGGTCCAACCTGCGGGAGAGCATGGAGATCGGAGTCGCCCTGCTGCCGGACGGCCCCGTGGTGTACTCCTTCCCGCCGCTGAACTTCGGCAAGAAGGGCATCACCCCCGGCGCGACCGCCCAGGTCACCCGGGATGGCACCACCACCCGCTACCACGTCGAGGTGCCGTGGACGTCCCTCGCGCTGGACGGGCCGCCCGCGGGTACGTTCGGGCTGTCCCTCGCGGTGAACGACGACGACAACGACGGGCTGGGCCGCGCGGGATTCGCCGAATGGGGATCCGGCATCACCGCCACGAAGTCACCCGCCCTGTTCCGGCCCGTCGAACTGTGGCCCGCATCCTGA